In Anopheles gambiae chromosome 2, idAnoGambNW_F1_1, whole genome shotgun sequence, a single window of DNA contains:
- the LOC5667365 gene encoding uncharacterized protein LOC5667365, with protein MSEQSDDSKETLGEYDRNLLEQLVVNDWGLSAAAFKRMVYCGIDEVSLVLIEDAEINELFSDPRLLGQKILFKHRLRQWRHDQQSFLSNIAAHLQLPNGNGTVPPTPPASAAALLPRQLLLPALNGTAGAAPSSPATGITAPGSYKRKYPFDVDLTATGQLNNGSDDDGASIKTEHDSTSTTNGIGLKRRGGGGRESPLLIPPTYAAASLSLVQPLLKRKADPPSLKERTSGAVGDIPVRIDRDSMLRLLQSSQSGRWILNSYKPNEPLERRGQTIITHLIVDQFLHFNILFKHRMMSHYADVITQLFPAEIKEIYYAPRNTVKRNTSGKLFDRYTNQRLRHKERLPRVKPFVADEWTEHKTFAELAILNEAMQGVRSVAGGGGGDDATGSEDGNISNDFLQPLATMYVEGEEQQPTGGNGEGAVDYSTREDD; from the exons ATGTCGGAACAAAGCGATGACTCGAAGGAAACGCTCGGCGAGTATGATCGGAACCTCTTGGAGCAGTTGGTGGTGAACGATTGGGGCCTGAGTGCGGCAGCATTTAAGCGCATGGTTT ATTGCGGTATCGACGAGGTCAGTTTGGTGCTGATCGAGGATGCAGAGATTAACGAACTGTTCAGCGATCCCCGGCTGCTCGGGCAGAAGATACTGTTCAAGCATCGGCTTCGCCAGTGGCGCCACGACCAGCAAAGCTTCCTCAGCAACATAGCCGCCCACCTGCAGCTGCCCAACGGGAACGGTACGGTGCCGCCGACGCCGCCAGCTTCCGCCGCTGCCTTATTACCGCGCCAACTACTGCTCCCCGCGCTTAATGGTACGGCGGGCGCGGCACCATCGTCACCGGCCACCGGCATCACCGCGCCCGGTTCGTACAAGCGCAAGTACCCGTTCGATGTGGACCTTACCGCCACCGGCCAGCTGAACAATGGCTCGGACGATGATGGCGCAAGCATCAAGACGGAACACGACTCCACTTCAACAACCAATGGCATCGGGCTGAAGCGGCGTGGTGGCGGCGGTCGAGAATCGCCACTGCTCATACCGCCCACCTATGCGGCCGCCTCCCTGTCCCTGGTGCAGCCGCTGCTGAAGCGTAAGGCCGATCCACCGTCGCTAAAGGAACGCACGTCCGGTGCGGTCGGCGACATACCGGTGCGGATCGATCGGGACAGcatgctgcggctgctgcaatCGTCCCAGTCCGGGCGCTGGATACTGAATAGCTACAAACCGAACGAACCGCTCGAGCGGCGGGGCCAAACCATCATCACGCACCTGATCGTCGACCAGTTTCTGCACTTTAACATCCTGTTCAAGCACCGCATGATGAGCCACTACGCGGACGTGATAACGCAGCTGTTCCCGGCCGAGATAAAGGAAATCTACTACGCACCGCGCAACACGGTCAAGCGCAACACGTCCGGCAAGCTGTTCGATCGGTACACGAACCAGCGGTTACGGCACAAGGAGCGGTTGCCGCGCGTCAAACCGTTCGTGGCGGACGAATGGACCGAGCACAAGACGTTTGCCGAGCTGGCGATCCTGAACGAGGCGATGCAGGGTGTGCGCAGTGTGGCCGGTGGCGGCGGGGGTGATGATGCGACCGGCAGCGAGGATGGCAACATTAGCAACGACTTCCTGCAGCCGCTCGCGACGATGTACGTCGAGGgggaggagcagcagccgACCGGCGGCAATGGGGAGGGGGCGGTGGATTACTCTACGCGAGAGGACGACTGA